A window from Bufo bufo chromosome 1, aBufBuf1.1, whole genome shotgun sequence encodes these proteins:
- the LOC120999941 gene encoding tumor necrosis factor receptor superfamily member 1B-like, with product MFCAHFISILVMVTGTIQKATSQLRCQETQYYNEKENDCCFRCPQGHVTHSTCVKDIKNECVMCTGPNEFIDRSRNPPTCMACKLCRKESFLVEVQSCSLFMPAICECRPGYYCQTPVENSCARCNLFKRCPPGHGVKQKGSPKKDTECEACPSGTFSDVDSATETCKPHTDCKKCNQVTVQRGTVTTDTVCRGPKDPELKSRDTNTDKTTSDTTVRHTATPDITTSGPFTRTSNNGPLDPGEWSMVYVIATIICVISLLVAFFLSWKQNICHLKLWNFTQPELLRRTVITNVEENNEEELLRRENITPTTYQRTENTQNDWTMENKHEIQQERDQMNNRIEKIYIMNADTVLVGSISETSTRWRSATTECPESLPLASHYPEQESSNLSANDLMISIEEEERESCAAKALLEV from the exons AAAGCCACCAGTCAACTGAGATGCCAAGAAACGCAATACTACAATGAAAAGGAGAATGACTGCTGTTTCAGATGTCCTCAAG GTCATGTGACGCACTCTACTTGTGTTAAAGACATTAAAAACGAATGCGTGATGTGTACTGGACCCAATGAGTTCATTGACAGGTCCCGGAATCCTCCAACATGTATGGCTTGTAAATTGTGCAGGAAAG AATCTTTTCTTGTAGAGGTCCAGAGCTGCTCCCTTTTCATGCCGGCGATCTGCGAGTGTAGACCTGGGTACTACTGTCAGACACCTGTGGAAAACTCATGTGCCCGCTGCAATCTCTTCAAACGATGCCCACCAGGACATGGCGTAAAGCAAAAAG GCTCCCCTAAAAAGGACACAGAATGTGAAGCTTGTCCTAGCGGGACTTTCTCCGATGTGGACTCAGCCACAGAAACATGTAAACCGCACACAGA ttgtAAGAAATGTAATCAAGTGACCGTTCAGAGGGGCACTGTTACAACTGATACTGTGTGCAGGGGACCTAAAGATCCAGAGCTCAAATCAAGAGATACCAACACAGATAAGACTACTTCCGACACCACGGTCCGTCACACCGCCACCCCTGACATTACAACCTCTGGGCCGTTCACTAGAACATCCAATAATGGCCCACTTGACCCAG GAGAATGGAGCATGGTATATGTGATAGCCACCATCATctgtgtcatctccctgctcgtcGCATTCTTCCTGTCCTGGAAGCAGAATATCTGCCACCTCAAGCTCTGGA ATTTCACCCAACCTGAGCTTCTTAGG AGGACAGTGATAACAAACGTGGAAGAAAATAATGAGGAGGAACTACTGCGAAGGGAGAATATAACTCCCACAACCTACCAAAGGACAGAAAATACACAGAATGACTGGACAATGGAGAACAAACATGAAATACAGCAAGAAAGAGACCAAATGAACAATCGGATTG AAAAGATCTACATCATGAATGCTGACACTGTCCTTGTGGGCTCCATATCAGAGACTTCTACTCGCTGGAGATCAGCAACAACAGAATGTCCCGAAAGTCTGCCACTGGCGTCTCACTACCCAGAGCAGGAATCCAGCAACTTGTCCGCAAATGACCTTATGATTTCTATagaagaggaagagagagagtcCTGTGCAGCAAAAGCCTTACTTGAAGTGTAA